The region CAGATATGTTTTAAGCTCCGAACGGCCTTCAAAGCGGTCGCTGACGATGTTGTCGAACATCGCCAGGACGGTATCGGAGTACACACTGGCGCATTCGTCTTCGGCTAACCGATGCTTGCGAATGCCATCTGTAATGAAGTATTGATACTTTTCGTAGAGCTTGTTTTCGTAGAGCCGACGCTGTGAACCGCCAGCACGGATACCCGCCATCAACTCAGCATCGGAAAGCTGTCGGAAAGGAAGTCGCATAGGATAAAGGAGCCATAACTATATGCGACGGTAAGATAAGTAAATTTAGCAAATCGATTTTGTTCACTCAGGAAATCACAAAGGGCCGTGGGCTAAAGCATAATACAAAGACAATCAGTGCGATCCAGCCAAGTATCTGTCGTTTGGCATCCAGTGGCTCTTCCAACTCGGTCTCAGGGTGATAGATACCTAAGAAACGGCCCAGCACAAAGGCAAAAACAAGAAAACCCGAATAGCCTTCTATATCCGGGCGTGCCCATGATACCACCAGTTGAGCGGCTACGACACTGAGGGTCACGAGCAGGGCCGTCATGCGGGAACCGCTCTCGGCCCGCTCGGCAATGCGGGAAAATGCCAGATAGAGAAAGCCAATGTAGAGAGCGAAGTTACCCAATATTGAAAAGAAGGCTTCATCCGTTGGCACCGCAAAATCCGTTGGCTTAAACAAGCCTAACCCGGCATAAAACACGAAAATAATGAACAGGGCCGGTGATACCCACTCAGACCGCTTGCGCCCGATCAGGGCATACAGAATATGTCCCCCATCCAACTGCCCAATAGGAATAAGATTGAGGGAGGTAAAAAACAACGCCAGATAACCCGCCAGCAGGTACGGATAGTGAATCATTTCGTACGGATGGGGTAAACGGGCAGGGTCAGCTATGTATGTTTTGAAGAAGGTAAACAGCAGATTATCCCCCAGCGCAATAGCTCCGCCTTCCGGTAGCTTTTGGTAGGCATACTTCCCATAGTCGAGCCCCCATTTCTGGTATTCGGGATGGATGCTGAAGATGTATTCGGCGGGTGGAAGATGAGAAAATCCGTACCAGAGCACCACCAGTGCCAATGCAAAGCCAGCCAGT is a window of Spirosoma linguale DSM 74 DNA encoding:
- a CDS encoding peptidase M50 (PFAM: peptidase M50~KEGG: scl:sce1715 integral membrane protease) — encoded protein: MNKNTKTYLLHGGLFLITLVTTTMAGAEWMFGSIFIPLEGVKPLGWSEFVAGFQFSIPFLAILTVHEFGHYFTAKANHVRVTLPYYIPLWLGIGQSIGTLGAFIRIQDFINSRRKYFDIGIAGPLAGFALALVVLWYGFSHLPPAEYIFSIHPEYQKWGLDYGKYAYQKLPEGGAIALGDNLLFTFFKTYIADPARLPHPYEMIHYPYLLAGYLALFFTSLNLIPIGQLDGGHILYALIGRKRSEWVSPALFIIFVFYAGLGLFKPTDFAVPTDEAFFSILGNFALYIGFLYLAFSRIAERAESGSRMTALLVTLSVVAAQLVVSWARPDIEGYSGFLVFAFVLGRFLGIYHPETELEEPLDAKRQILGWIALIVFVLCFSPRPFVIS